Part of the Sodalinema gerasimenkoae IPPAS B-353 genome is shown below.
CAGGGGCGATCGCCCTGACGCGGTTGGGCAGAAAACGGTACAATGCAAACAACTGCGAGTCCTGTTCACTCACATCTGTAAGAGATCAACATGGAAACCCTGGCACTCACCAAAGAGAACGTCGAAAAAGTCTTAGACGAACTGCGTCCCTACCTGATGGCTGATGGGGGCAATGTGGAGCTAATGGAAATTGAAGGCCCCATTGTGCAATTGCGCCTACAAGGAGCTTGTGGCTCCTGTCCCAGTTCCGCTATGACCCTGAAAATGGGCATCGAACGTCGCCTACGGGAATATATCCCTGAAATTGCTGAAGTTGAACAGGTGATGTAGGTTCACTCAAGCTTGCCCCAAAGTTGCCCTAACCCGAGCCGGAGCTTGTGTCTTCGGCTTTTGTTTGTCTGGACGTCTGTTTGCTGGGGCACATCCGCCGATGTAATTGTCCTGATAGGATAACCCCAGAGTTTCGCTGCACCGCCTTCAGGAGAACTATGTCACACCCTCTTTATGTTGCCTTCGTCTGGCATCAGCACCAACCTCTCTATAAGAGCCGTGCCGCTAGTACCCCGGACTGTGAACAATATCGGCTCCCCTGGGTGCGGTTGCATGGAACCAAAGACTATTTGGATTTGGTTCTGCTCCTGGAGCAATTCCCCAAACTTCACCAAACGGTAAATCTCGTCCCTTCGCTGATTTTGCAGCTTGAGGATTATATTTCTGGCAAAGCCCTCGACCCGTACCTCAAGCTATTACTGACCCCTCTGGACCAACTCACCCGTGAGGATAAGCAATTTACCCTAGAACGGTTCTTTGATGCCAATCACCATACCCTCGTCGATCCTCATCCTCGCTATCGAGAACTCTATGGTCAGCGACAGGAACGGGGTATGGCCTGGTGTTTAGAGAATTGGCAACCCCGAGATTTCGGCGATTTGCTGGCATGGCACAATTTAGCTTGGATTGACCCCCTCTTTTGGGATGATCCTGAGATTGCTGCCTGGTTAAAGCAAGGACAGAACTTTACTCTCGCCGATCGCCAGCGTATTTTTTCCAAACAAAAACAGATTCTCAGCCGCATTGTCCCCCAACATCGCCAGATGCAGGAATCGGGGCAGTTGGAGGTGATGACCACGCCTTACACTCACCCCATTTTGCCCCTCTTGGCTGATACCAATGCCGGCCGGGTGGCGGTTCCTGAGATGGAACTTCCCCGGCAGCGCTTCCAATGGTCCGAGGATATCCCCCGCCACCTTCATAAGGCCTGGAGATTCTACTGCGATCGCTTTGGCCGGGAACCCCGTGGCCTCTGGCCCTCGGAACAGTCGGTGAGTCCGGCAATTTTGCCCCATATTGCTCGGCAAGGCTTTCAATGGATTTGTTCCGATGAAGCGGTCTTGGGTTGGACGAAACAACATTTCTTCCACCGGGATGGAACCGGGAATGTCTTTGAACCGGAACTTCTCTATCGTCCCTATCGCCTGAAAACCGACGCAGGGGATGTGGCGATTGTGTTCCGAGATCACCGTCTCTCGGATTTGATTGGCTTTACCTACAGTTCCATGAATCCCCGTGAGGCCGCTGGGGACTTGGTGGGACATTTGGAGGCCATTTCGCGATCGCTCACTCATAATCAAGAGGGCACCAGTTTAGAGAAACCCTGGCTTGTCACCATTGCCCTCGATGGTGAAAACTGCTGGGAATACTATCAACAGGATGGAAAACCCTTCCTGGAAGCTCTCTATCGAACCCTAAGTAAACAGACGGACATCAAACTGGTGACCGTCTCGGAATTTCTCGATCGCTTCCCCCCCACGGAAACCCTCCCCAGTGACAAACTCCATAGCGGGTCCTGGGTGGATGGGAGTTTCACCACCTGGATTGGTGACCCCGTTAAGAATACGGCCTGGGATCTCCTTAGCGACGCTCGTCAGGTGTTAGCCAATCACCCTGAGGCGACGGAAGAGGCCAATCCTGAAGCCTGGGAGGCACTCTATGCGGCGGAAGGCTCGGATTGGTTCTGGTGGTTCGGCGAAGGTCATTCTTCGGATCAAGATGCCATATTCGATCGCCTCTTCCGGCAACATCTCGGGGCCTTGTACAGTGCGTTAGGGGAACCCATCCCGGAGCGAGTGAAACAGCCCTTAGAAGTTCATGAACGCAAGGGCGATATGCGTCCCCAAAGCTTCATTCATCCGGTGATTGATGGGGTGGGAGATGAGCAAGATTGGGATCATGCCGGACGCATTGATGTGGGTGGCTCCCGAGGCACGATGCACCGGGCGACGCCAGTGCAACGGTTATGGTACGGCTTGGATCACCTGAATTTCTATCTCAGATTGGATTTCACAACGGGATTGGAACCAGGGCAAGCTTGTCCCCCGGAACTGCATTTGTTCTGGTACTATCCCCACCAAACGATGCACACTAGCCCCGTTCCCTTACGAGATCTCCCCAATCGGCCCCCGCTCACCTACCGCTTTGCTACCCATCTGACGGTCAATCTCCTCAGTGAAACCTTCCGAATGCAGCAGGCGGGGGCGGATGATCGCTGGACTCCTCGCAATAGTCGGGTCAAGGTGGCGATTAATGAATGTTTGGAGTTGGCGGTTCCTTGGGCGGATTTGCCGACGGAACCGGACTGGAATTTACATTTAATTCCGGTTTTGGCCGAGCAGGGCAGCTTCCGGGAGTTAGTCGTGGGTGAGGGATTTATTCCCATGACGATGCCCTAGGGGCGGCCTTGCTGCGGGGGGTTGCCCAGAAGCTGTTGCAGAATGGGCAGAACTTGACGGCTGCGGTTGGGGTCTAGGGAGACTGGCTCGGACGGAGCCTGAAGGTCCTCGGGGATGTTGGCTGGGGTGGCGACCGTTTGCCCCAGTTTGAGGCTGATTTGACGGCGTTCTGCGGGGCTGAAGCGGGCAAAGCTGCGGTGGAGGAGAGGGAGCAGGGTGAGGAACTCCTCTTCGGGGAGCGATCGCACCCAGTCATCGAGCAGGCCGAGGAGGCGATCGTCGTGGATGAGTAATACGCCACTGCCCTGGAGGAAGCCTTCGAGCCAATGGGCGGCTCGCTCTAGGGACTGGCCAGGGTTGAGAACCCAAGCCAACTGTTGACGGACTTGTTCGGGGCTGAGGGCTTGCTGATCGAACAGGAGGCGACAACTGAGGCCACTGATTAGGCCGGCTGTCTCGGGGGCGGTGAGCAGGGTTTTGAGACTGTTGAGCCAACGGGACTGCTGGGACTGATTGGGGAGTAGGGCGATCGCCCCCTGGGCGGTGAGCAGGGCCTGGGCGAGATGCTTGGCGGCGCTGGGGTTGAGATGCCGCGAGGCGGGGGGGAAGTCGAGACAACAGCGCAAGACGAGGCGATCCCAGATGGGTTGTAGGACGGTTCCCTCGGTCTGGTGGAGGTTGCCATAGCGGATAATGCCTACGAGGGGCGGTAGGGTGTTAGCAATTTGAGTCAGATCCTGGGTCTGGCCGGCTACCCATTCGAGGCGATCGCGGATGTTATGAATGGCTTGGGGCAGGTTGGCGCGGAAGAGGCGATCCAGAAGTGCGGCCAGGGGGGGCAACTGCTCAAGTTTGCGGCTCTCGGCCTGACTATAGGCACTGGCGGCTGTCTCCAGACTACTGCCCCAAATACAGCGTTGAATCAAATGATGGTCTAGAGCTGGTTCCCATTGCAGATGCCAGCGTTCCCGGAATGTACCTAATCCCGGTTGTCCTTGTAACCGGGCCCAGGGAATCCCGAGTAGCTGTAGCCGGTGAAAGAGTTGGGAGCGTTGGTTATCCCGAGGCTGGCGTAGGTCTAAATCCAGGAGTCTCTCATCGGTCTCGATGGGCAGGTGTAGGTGTTGGGCCTGCTGCTGTAAGTCTTGCTGTAGGGGCGTGGTGGGGACATCCTCGGGAACCCAGCCGAGGCGATCGCTAATGAGCAGGCGATCGGCTAAGGTCGTGAGGGGGATGGGGCCGTCTCCGAGCATGACCGCTTGGGCCGCCTCTTGCAGTTCAGGAAATCCCGGCTGAGGGCGATCGCGCAGGGCCGCTAGGCTATTGGCTAAGCGCACGGCTTCAATCACAGCCCCAGTCGAGGCAGGCTGTCCGGCGTCACGCAGAGCCTGGGCGATTTGGGTCAGCCACCCCCGAGTTCGCGCCTCTGGAGACTGATGGCGCGACTCCCAGAGGTAATGATACCAACCGGGAGCGGTCATCCCGGCGCCATATCCCTGATGGATTGCCAGTTGCCGATAACTCCAGGGAATCCAGGTGGCTTGAATCTTGGGTAACGATGGGGGAAGTTGTTGTTGTAACTGTGCCAGTTGGGCCTGATCCTGGGCTTCTGGGGGCATCTGGCTCAATGCCGGCCCATGCCAAGCCCCACAGATGACCGCGAGACGGTCTTGAGGATACTCTCGTTGTAGCCGTCGCAGCCTTTGTCGCATAGCCGCTTCTCGCCGGCGATCGCTCTGAGATATCCCCACAACTTCCCGTAGGGCACTCATGGCTTCTAGAATGGCGCTAAACACATCCTCAGAGGGGGGGCGCTGTTCGATGAGTTGCTCCCACCAGCGATCGCCATTCCCCTCCCCAGCGGCCCGAGCTAATTCCTGAAGCGGGTCACTGGGAAAAGCCGCAATCGGGAAGGTTCCCTCTTCTACGGCGAATTGATAGGTTTGAGGCAAGTCCAGCCAATGAATGGGACGGTTACCCTGCAACCCATATTGCAAGGCTTGCCATTCTGGACTAAAGATGGTGAAGGGATAATAAACTGAGGTTTGCGGCTGCTCACCACTGTATAAAAGGAGGGCAACCGGAGGTTGCAAACCCATTGCGAGATGGGTTACCGATTCAGCTTCAGGGGGCCCTTCAATCAAGAGCTGTTGAGGTTGCCAATCGAACAGGGCCGCCCGCAAATTCTGAGCCGATCCTGGACCATGATGGCGAATGCCAAAAATGCGAGTGGACATCAACGATCTTCACAGGAAGTCATAAACGAGACTAAATCAATTCAAAAACTTCATAAACCAAGAAAATTATATCGTTTTGTTAACTCATTTGGGATAATTATTTCTAATGATTCTTTAGTTTGTTATCCTAGACCTATCCACTAGCCTCTACCATCTTACATCTAATTCAACGTCTATCGTTTCCGCCTTCAGCCTTGCGAACCCCTACCCCCCGAAAATGGTAATGTTAACGGACAAGAGCAACATTTCTGAAAAAAGTCGTGGCTTGCGCTGGAAAGCAGCGGCGATCGCCATTGTTTTAGGAACAATTCCGGTGATTGTTGTCGGGGCTATTGCCTATCGCACCACCAGTCAGTCTTGGCGACAGCAAGTTTTTAGAGAAAAACAAAACTATGGGGCACAAGTAGCGGAAAAACTCAATCGGTTTATGACTGAACGCCACGGAGATTTTTTCTCTATTTCTCGCTTGCCGATTTTTACTAATCCTGAGATTTCTGCCGCTACAAGTGCTCAGGACAAACAAGACTTTTTAAATACCATCATTGAAGCCTACCAAATCTACGATAGTATCGCTTTATTTGACACCCAAGGTCGCTTAATGATCCGCTCCAGTGGTAGCAACACCACCACTCAGCTCGACTCAGAAAGTCTGGGCGAAATTCTCAACAGCAACCGTCCCTTAATTAGCGCCCCTCGTTTGTCCCAAGTGACTGAGGAGCTATCCATCTACATCTCAGCCCCAATCCTACATCATGAAACCGGTCAAACCATGGCCATTGTCCAGGCCCGGTTCCCAGTTGAGGTATTTCAAGAGCTAATTGTCGGCAATGAGAGTGACAATGAATATGTCTTAGATGCCCAAGGTCGGATTTTCCTGAGCAGTCAAGCCCAGACCACGAACCCAACTCGCTTTCAAACGATTCCCCTAATTCAAGAAGCTCGACAAACCAGGCAACAGCAAGTAGGACTGATTCGCGAGCTAAATCAAGAGCAACATCTCATCGCCGCTGCCCCCATTCTGGGCACGGAACAAATGTTTAATCTGAACTGGCTGATTGTGGTAGAAACCAGTACAGAAAATGCCTTTGCAACCTCCAACAGTTTATTGCGGACGATTGGTCTAGGAACCATCGGAACCGCCATTGTGGTGACTATTCTCGCCATTGGGGTCAGCCTCTTGATTACAGAACCCCTGATTCAACGCATTAGCGATGTGGTCAGAACCGTGGTCAGTGCCTCCTCAGAAATGGCGGCGACGGTCGAACAACAAGAACGGAGTTTGTCCCAGCAGGCGGCCTCCATTAGCGAGTCCACCGCCATGATGGAACAACTGAGCCGCTCCGCTCAACGCTCAGCGGAACAGGCCCAAACGGCCCAGGACCAAGCACAACATGTCCTGCAACTAGCCAAAGATGGAGAAGTTGTGGTTGACCGTACCCTAGAACGCACCAATCAACTGCAAAACCGGGTCGGGAGTTTAGCCGAACAGATGGATAATCTCAACGACCAGATTCGTCGCATTGGCACCATCTCCTCCTTAGTCAGCGATTTAGCCAATCAAACCAATATGTTAGCCCTGAATGCTTCCGTCGAGGCGGTTCGTGCTGGGGATGCGGGACGTGGCTTTGCAGTGGTGGCCTCAGAAATTCGTAAGCTGGCGGACCAAAGCCGTCACTCGGCGGAGAAAATCGATAACCTGGTGGAGATGGTTCAGTCCGCCATTACCAGCACCAGTAGTTTGGCGAAAGATAGTACGACGGCGGTGGGTGACACAACAGGGTTTGCCCATGAAACCGCTGAGAAGTTTATGGGGGTTAAAGATGCGATTCAGAAAATTGCCCTCGGGTCTCAGCAAATTGCCGCCAATGCGCAACAACAGGCCCGAGCCATTGAGCAATTGACGGAAGCCATGACCGCTCTCGACCATGGGGCCAATGAAACCGCTAGCAGCATCAGCCAGACTCGGGCCGGTAGTCGACATCTCAATGACGCCGCTGTGTCCCTACAGAAAATGGTTTAGCGGTCTTGACAGAGTAAGTTAAGCTGGAAAGACTTCTCCTGCTCTAATTTACTCCTAGGACGATGCTTTTAGTTCTTGCGACCAGTCCTGGCTTTCAATTGAGTGATGCCTTCTTTGCCTTCGTTCTGGCTGCGATTTTGCTGTTGTTCGGGCGCTTAATTCGGCAAAATTTGCGGATTCTGCGTCAACTCTATATCCCCAGTTCCATTATGGCGGGTTTTTTGGCGCTGCTCCTGGGGCCACAGGTATTAGGACAGTTGATGGGAGCGGACTCGCCGTTAGCAGAGGGGGTCTTTAGTGCCAATATCCGCCAGGTTTGGCAGCAATCGCCGGGGGTATTTATTAATGTGGTCTTTGCGACGCTGTTTTTAGGGGAGATTTTACCGGCCCCTCGGGATATCTGGCGTAAGGCTTCGCCTCAGGTGGCCTTTGGTCAAACCTTAGCCTGGGGCCAGTATGTGGTGGGCCTGTTACTCGGACTGCTGGTGTTAACGCCGGTGTTTGGCTTGTCGCCGATTGCGGGAACCTTGATTGAGATTGGCTTTGAGGGAGGCCATGGAACGGCAGCGGGGATGGCGGAAACTCTGACGGAGTTGGGATTCCCGGAAGGGGGCGATTTAGCCCTGGGGTTGGCGACCATTGGCATTGTCTCGGGGATTGTCTCGGGGATTCTCTTGGCGAACTGGGGACGACGTAAGGGATTGATTCGCTCGGCTCGTCTGGAACCGGATACGGGGTCAGAAGTCTATGGGGTGACCCCGGAACATCCTGATATGGTGGCGGCTCGGGAGCGGTTAACCTCGGATTTGTTGGTGGACCCGATTTCGATAAATTTGGGCTTTGTGGGGTTAGCGGTGGCGGTGGGTTGGCTGATTTTAGAGGCGTTGAAAGTCCTTGAACGGGTAACTTGGGGGGGAGAGAATGGCTTGACGGTGTTGGGCTATATTCCTCTGTTCCCGATGGCGTTGGTGGGGGGGATTGTGGTGCAGTTGCTGTTGCGGCGGTTGCGGTTGGAGGCCTTGGTGATGCGATCGCTCATGGAGCGGATTGGCGGGGTGGCTCTGGATATTACGATTATTACGGCCCTGGCTTCGATTTCTCTGACGGCGTTGGGGGAGAACTTGGTTCCGTTTGCGCTGTTGGCCCTATTGGGGATTACCTGGAATGTGCTGGCATTTATGTATTTGGCCCCGAGGATGTTGCCGGACTTTTGGTTTGAACGGGGAATTGGGGATGTGGGCCAGTCCATGGGAGTGACGGCGACGGGGATTTTGCTGTTGCGGATGGTGGACCCCCAGAATCGTTCGGGGGGGTTTGAGAGTTTTGCCTATAAGCAACTGTTTTTTGAGCCGATTGTGGGTGGGGGCTTGTTTACGGCGGCGGCTCCGGTGTTGGTGGTGCAGTTGGGGGCCGTGGGCACGTTGCTGCTAACGGGGGCGTTATTACTGTTTTGGTTGGCCTTTGGATTACTGGTGACGGGACGGCGTCGTCGGCGATCGCTCCCAGAAGCATAAGCTGGAGTCTCAGGGACTTGCCTCAGTTCTGGCCTTTGGCAACTCCAACAGTACATTAGCAGTGCTTTGTTAGTATCTTGTACTGCAATAACGGTCGCTCTATTCCTTTGGTTATGGGTGTTTTCACAGTTTTTTAAAAAAAATAAAATATTTATGCCAAATAGGGTGTTTGTCTTCGGAAAAACGTGTTTTAATCGAGACAGACGGGTTCTCAGGTTAAATAATGTATTGGACCACCTTACTCTTCGCAACAGTCTACGCCGCACTGGTCTTTATGGTGCTGTTCTCCGTACAAAAGCGGGTCTTCCACAGTGCCAATGTAAAGTTTGCGGCCAAAGCCTCGGCCAGACTTCGCTAGCAATGCCCACTCTTCGGGACGCCGTTGCCCGGCTGTCTCACGCAAACCGGTCAGATGATGGTTCGCCATCGAGTCTGACCGGTTTATTATTGGGGGAGGTGGAGTATGGGGAGCATGAGGGGGTGTCATGATTTTAGGATGATACGATCAATACAGTTCAAGAGACTCGTTGAATGGAAAGTATCAAAGTAAAAGCTCATGTCGGCCAGGATGGGGTGTTGTCTTTGCAGTTACCGGTGAAAAACCAGGATGTTGAGGCCATGGTGATTTATCAGCTTGTGCAGAAGAGAAGCCATCAAGGCTCTAAGCAACGGTTCCAGGCGATGCTGGCGCAGCACCAAGGCCAGACCTTCAGCGATAGTACAGAACTGTTCCGTGAGGATCGCCGGCGTGGCTAAGTTCGTCATTGATGCCAATGTGGCGATTAAGTGGGTCTTGCCAGAGATCTACTCAGATCAGGCGTTGTCGCTTTTGGATAATGATCACGATGAGTTGCTGGTGCCGGATTTTTTCTTTTCAGAAATCACCAACATTCTCTGGAAGCGCACCCAACGGGGAGAGTTGACGCTAGAAGCGGCGGATGAAAAGTTGTCGGAAATCAAGCAGGTTGATTTTGCTGTGTTTGACTCCCTCGATCTGGTAAGTCAGGCGTTAGAAACGGCGGTGCAGGTAAAGCAGGCAGTCTATGACTGTGTTTATCTGACGTTGGCAATCGAGCATTTCTGTCAGATGGTGACGGCAGATGAGCGGTTTATTAATGCGTTGAGGCAGGGGTCAAGTATTGATTTTGTTGTGTGGTTGGGTGCAGTTGGCGGGTAGTACTAAAGAGGTAATGATGCGTTGTAGTGATGAATAAAGTTCCACAGGAGTCCAATGTGATTGCGGAGACTCTTGGAGAAGGCTAAGCTGCGTCGGACAAAGCGTGAAACTCTTTGCCTGAGGGTATTGTTGAACAAGACTCTTGGAGAAGGCTAAGCTGCGTCGGACAAAGCGTGAAACTCTTTGCCTGAGGGTATTGTTGAACCGCTCAATGTAATTGGTCTTGCCACTCGACTGACTGACGACCCGGTGTCGTTTGCTCGGCAGCACCTGCCAGTAAGCCTCCCAGGCGTCAGTGTAGATCACAGCACATTGCCGATAGACGTTGGGTAAGGAATCCTCGAGTTTTTGCGCACTTTCGGCAGCGCGAGAACTGACATAAGCACCGATAATCTCACGGGTCTCAGCATCGAGGGCTAACCAGACCCATTGTTTGTTGCCCTTGTGGTCGACAATCGCAATCAGGGCAATGAAGTATGGGGGTTATTCCGTCGCTTCATGATCATCTTATACAAATTATACAAATTCATCATTACTTCCAAAGTTTTACCCAAACCATTTTACACATCATCGCTTATCAGACCAGTGCCCGACCGTTAAACCTCCGCAGATTGTCGCTACCCGATAGACCTATCAAGCTCTCAACAGAGGTAGGGGCAAAATAGTCGAAATGAGCGGAAAAATTAGTGAAAAACTGCCCCGCTTAACCCCTCAACTTCTGAGTAGCATTCAGATCTGGACTATTCCCCAACCCAGAAAGTGCGATCGGTGTAGCTCGCTTAAGCTATGCCTTCCGACAGATGAATTCCCCTGGCAAACACGACACAATTAATTATGTAAGACGGAAAAGATATTTAATTTTTCTAAATAACTTTTTAAGTAGCAGGAAAAAAACATGGCTATGACATCTAAAAAACGAGCTGTTGGTACATTCCCCGCTCGGACACAAGCGGAACGAGCATTGCGGGAACTCAAAGATAGTGGCTTTCCAATGGACTGCGTGTCTGTAATTGCCAAAGATGAAAATCATCCAGTCTCGGATGATCTACATGGTGAAGACCAAGGCAACAAAGCCGATGAAGGTGCAGCCGTAGGTGCAGCAACGGGCGGGGCAGTCGGAACAGTGACGGGTTTACTCGTCGGTTTGGGCTTACTTGCCATTCCTGGCATTGGTCCTATCATGTTAGCCGGTGCAACCGCAACCGCGTTGGCGACTACTGCCGGTGGTGCTGCGATCGGTGCAGCAACTGGGGGCCTAATCGGTGCTTTAGTTGGCCTGGGTATTCCTGAAGAACGGGCTAAAGTCTATAAAGAGCGCGTGGCCCAGGGGGATTACTTAGTGATTGTCGATGGGACTGAAGCTGATATCGCTCGTGCCGATACGATTCTAAATCGGGGTGGCATCGAAGAATGGGGCGTGTATGACGCTCAGCAGACCCGAGAAGATGAGCATCATCGAAACGACAACATTGGTTATCAAAACGATGATATTCGTCGTCAAGAAGACAACATGGGTCATCGAAACGACAACATTGGTTATCAGAACGATGACATTCGTCGTCAAGGAACAGTCGCAGAAAATCGTCCCCCTGTGGTTGAACGCGAACGGAATATGGTTCGCACCGATCACGATGCCGTCTATGAAGATAATGTCGTTAAGGTTGTTGACCGTACCAAGGATGGGGATATCCATCGGTAATCTTAGCCTTTTCTAAGATTAGGATTAGGCTGGAACCCTTTGCCTTAAATAGACTAGGTTTGCAGGGTTCCAGCAGTTTCTCTCTTATTTTTTTACAGAGAATCTTAAACAGATCATTTCAATCGGGGTGATCGGATCAAGCAAGAAAATTCACAGACCCAAACGTTTTTGAACTGCTCAAGTCTGATCGCACATCTAAAGCCAAAAAAATCTAGGACATTAACCATGAAAAAGATTACTCCCTTTTTACTCGGAATCACCGTTTTATTCGGTGCTGCTGCTTGTCAGGATTTGGAACGAACCGATTCTGATGCTCCCAGCAGTCTAGATGAAACGACCGATAACCCAGCTCAAGTCGAAGATGCCCGCGACAATTCTACAAGCGATATTCGTCGTGATCAACTCGATAGTGATATTCGGGCCAGGGAACAACGTACTGATGTGGTGGGAGACCCCGAAGACCGTTCGGATGGCGACCTCGCCAGTGAAGTGAGGAGCAAGTTAGAAGCCAATATTCCTCAGAGTAAGTTGGCTGTCACCTCTGAAGATGGTGTGGTTACTGTGGTCGGAACGGTCCCTAACCAAGAACGATATGATTCAATTGAGACTTTGGCCCGTGAAATTCGCGGTGTTCAAGATGTGACAATTGACGTACAAATCGTTGAACCGGCTGAGAATCCAGATTCTGACGCTGAATAACCAAAAAACCGTAATCTAGCAAAAACCCACATCCTTATTTAACTTAGGGGTGTGGGTTTTTACCAAGTTGGAGGAATATGTGTTTATAGCAAAAGTTGGTCTGAATAGGACAAAAACAGGGGATAAGAAGGCAAGAGGCAAGAGGCAAGAGGCAAGAAGTAGGAGATTCTCTTCCAACTCAGAGTATCCTTCAGAGTGTCCTAAGGCAATCGAAGATTGCTATATTTCCTCGGAGGTACAGCGAGTGGAGGTGTTTGGCCAGGTGTTGAGGGGTAGAGTTCGCGGTCGTTTGGTGTGGGGAACGGGTGGTGTTTGACAGTATTGGGTTAGAGGTGGCTGGGATTTGTATCGGCGAACTGATGTTTTGGTGTAAATTGAGAAGCAAGGTGGGCATTACTCTATAAACGGCAACCCAAGCACTCACTATGTCGACGACAAATCACATGAGATTACTGCCATTCCAGAACTTCTGAAGCTGTTGGATCTCGGTGGCGCGATTATTACCCTCGATGCCATGGGGACACAGCGGGAGATTGCCGCTCAAATCCGGGAGCAAGGAGGAGACTATATCCTGGCACTGAAAGGGAATCAAGGCACTCTGTACCAGGCGGTGAGGTCGTTTTTTCAGGATGCGGAACGTACCCAGTGGGTGGGCATCGACTGTGCTTTTACATCACGAGTTTAGCCCCAGATGCGAGTCTGCTAGCGACCGCCATCCGCGCCCATTGGGGCATCGAAAACAGCCTGTTCCGGCTTAAAGCCATGTGATAGGATTTTTCGGTAACCTTACTAGACATCCGACAGCGAGGAGGGCACACAGTACTTCGACGATCGCTCAGCACACAGTACTTTGACGATCGCTCAGCACACGGCACTTCGACGATCGCTCACTGAACACCGTTCGCCCCTACGGCCATCTGTTATCTCGTTTCTCTCTTCATGGCTGACTCATCCCTAACACCGGCCTTGCGCCAAAAACTCGCCCAACCCCTACAGATTGGCAGCGTCGAAGTCCAAAGTCGCGTCCTCCAATCCCCCCTCTCTGGGGTTACAGATTTAGTCTTTCGCCGCCTGGTGCGCCGCCACGCGCCCCAATCCATGATGTACACAGAAATGGTGCAAGCGTCGAGTTTGCAACATCTGCGGGAGGTTCCCCAAATTATGGATGTTGACCCCCAGGAACATCCTATTAGTATTCAACTGTTTGACTGTCGCCCGGACTTCCTCGGAGAAGCGGCCCAAATTGCCGTGGATCAAGGCTCCGATACCATTGATATCAACATGGGCTGTCCCGTCAACAAAATTACCCGCAAAGGGGGCGGTTCTTCTCTATTACGTCAGCCTAAAGTAGCTGAAGCCATTGTCCGGGCCGTGGTGCAAGTGGCGGGGGTTCCGGTGAGCGTTAAAACTCGGCTGGGATGGTCTGATGAGGAAATTAATATCCTGGAGTTTGCTCAACGAATGCAGGATGCTGGGGCCGCGATGCTGACGTTACATGGACGCACTCGGCAACAGGGGTATAACGGAACCGCCCAATGGCATTGGATTCGCCGAGTTAAAGAACAACTGGAGATTCCCGTGATTGCCAATGGGGATATTGTCTCGGTGGAGTCAGCCATCCGCTGTTTGCAGGAAACCGGGGCCGATGGGGTGATGTGTTCTCGGGGAACCTTGGGCTATCCCTTCCTGGTGGGGGAAATTGACCATTTCCTGAAAACTGGGGAATATCTGCCCCCCGTGAGTGCAGTAGAGCGGCTTCGTTGTGCGAAGGAGCATTTACAGGCCTTGGGGGCCTATAAGGGCGATCGCGGCATCTATCAAGCTCGCAAACATCTATCCTGGTA
Proteins encoded:
- a CDS encoding NifU family protein, which produces METLALTKENVEKVLDELRPYLMADGGNVELMEIEGPIVQLRLQGACGSCPSSAMTLKMGIERRLREYIPEIAEVEQVM
- a CDS encoding glycoside hydrolase, yielding MSHPLYVAFVWHQHQPLYKSRAASTPDCEQYRLPWVRLHGTKDYLDLVLLLEQFPKLHQTVNLVPSLILQLEDYISGKALDPYLKLLLTPLDQLTREDKQFTLERFFDANHHTLVDPHPRYRELYGQRQERGMAWCLENWQPRDFGDLLAWHNLAWIDPLFWDDPEIAAWLKQGQNFTLADRQRIFSKQKQILSRIVPQHRQMQESGQLEVMTTPYTHPILPLLADTNAGRVAVPEMELPRQRFQWSEDIPRHLHKAWRFYCDRFGREPRGLWPSEQSVSPAILPHIARQGFQWICSDEAVLGWTKQHFFHRDGTGNVFEPELLYRPYRLKTDAGDVAIVFRDHRLSDLIGFTYSSMNPREAAGDLVGHLEAISRSLTHNQEGTSLEKPWLVTIALDGENCWEYYQQDGKPFLEALYRTLSKQTDIKLVTVSEFLDRFPPTETLPSDKLHSGSWVDGSFTTWIGDPVKNTAWDLLSDARQVLANHPEATEEANPEAWEALYAAEGSDWFWWFGEGHSSDQDAIFDRLFRQHLGALYSALGEPIPERVKQPLEVHERKGDMRPQSFIHPVIDGVGDEQDWDHAGRIDVGGSRGTMHRATPVQRLWYGLDHLNFYLRLDFTTGLEPGQACPPELHLFWYYPHQTMHTSPVPLRDLPNRPPLTYRFATHLTVNLLSETFRMQQAGADDRWTPRNSRVKVAINECLELAVPWADLPTEPDWNLHLIPVLAEQGSFRELVVGEGFIPMTMP
- a CDS encoding DUF5682 family protein yields the protein MSTRIFGIRHHGPGSAQNLRAALFDWQPQQLLIEGPPEAESVTHLAMGLQPPVALLLYSGEQPQTSVYYPFTIFSPEWQALQYGLQGNRPIHWLDLPQTYQFAVEEGTFPIAAFPSDPLQELARAAGEGNGDRWWEQLIEQRPPSEDVFSAILEAMSALREVVGISQSDRRREAAMRQRLRRLQREYPQDRLAVICGAWHGPALSQMPPEAQDQAQLAQLQQQLPPSLPKIQATWIPWSYRQLAIHQGYGAGMTAPGWYHYLWESRHQSPEARTRGWLTQIAQALRDAGQPASTGAVIEAVRLANSLAALRDRPQPGFPELQEAAQAVMLGDGPIPLTTLADRLLISDRLGWVPEDVPTTPLQQDLQQQAQHLHLPIETDERLLDLDLRQPRDNQRSQLFHRLQLLGIPWARLQGQPGLGTFRERWHLQWEPALDHHLIQRCIWGSSLETAASAYSQAESRKLEQLPPLAALLDRLFRANLPQAIHNIRDRLEWVAGQTQDLTQIANTLPPLVGIIRYGNLHQTEGTVLQPIWDRLVLRCCLDFPPASRHLNPSAAKHLAQALLTAQGAIALLPNQSQQSRWLNSLKTLLTAPETAGLISGLSCRLLFDQQALSPEQVRQQLAWVLNPGQSLERAAHWLEGFLQGSGVLLIHDDRLLGLLDDWVRSLPEEEFLTLLPLLHRSFARFSPAERRQISLKLGQTVATPANIPEDLQAPSEPVSLDPNRSRQVLPILQQLLGNPPQQGRP